In Haliotis asinina isolate JCU_RB_2024 chromosome 15, JCU_Hal_asi_v2, whole genome shotgun sequence, the sequence TATGTTGGAACGTTTATGTTGGAACCGGTCCACAGACACTGACTTTCAGAagagggatcggatggtcagatcGCTGACTTATTTGATGCACATCATCGTGTTTAAACTGATCGATTCTCACCGAACAAGAAGTATCCACAAAGTCGCAATCTTACCATCCACAACATATCTTGGCTttaccgatgctcatgatgtcaatcacaggattatcAAACTCAGACGGGGatatttgcagaaaaatacagtTGTTAGGCAAGTACCCCCTCGCctccaacacacacatcccaggggaaaaaaaacccaacccaaaACAActccaaaaaaaaaataaaataaaaataaaacaaaaacaaaggaaAGAAAACATATGTAAAACATAATAGAAGTGGAAATTAATGAAACActaacaatatatataatatgaaatattgttttacgccgcattcaagtTAAGGTAGCCTGTATGGTAGAGATTTCTGATACCAAAATCAACCAGCCAAGCAATCGGATCACGATGACACACTGTTCATATACAGTGTTccaagaaattattgagaaaatctttgttttttttttctaatgatgctaagattggaaaaagggctttcactatgcactaagcgtactaaataagggagacaactcttgaaggcttagaaggcagctcattacgtcaagagttatctcccttgtctgagcagacggcttcctgtgttgacatggcagaacttacagcaagagagaaaagaaagctcattctagatgattttgaaaggggtgaggctgatgctaaagtgttagcttgtagacatggtattcctctgtctacagtatacagaactttgaagaatattcaaacaggaaccgggatagagcacaaagcaggggcaggtcggcctaggaaattcagtgttgtggatcgccgaagacttgggcagattgtgagtaggggcaaattgaaaagtgttgagaacattagaaatgaaatgattaacagaggaagtcctcaggtatgcaacgaaacagttaggcaggaattacagagattTAACTGGGTGAAatatgcacaaaaggaaaaacgtttaaactggtgtcgggctcatgaaaatcaagattgggataatgttttcttttcggatgaaagttctgtttggcttttccctaattgtgtgaaaatttggaccaaagatactatcaaacctatctaccagcgaccaaaacatagcccgaagtttcacatgtggggtggcatatcggctcgcggagtgacaccattgtgtgttttcacgggaaacttgacaaaagagagagatacgttgacattctaaatggtcaccttcttcagacagcacaaacattgtatgaagatgattggattttccagcatgataatgacccaaaacacactgcgcgctacacaaaacagtggttgtcgggcgaaaatgttcaagttttagactggcccagttacagcccagacctaaacccaattgagaatgtgtggggagtcatgaaggacagaataaaccaaaagggactgagaaatattgaagatatgacggccgaggtggtccaattttgggataccctgtcacacgattacctacaaactttgatgggtagtgtgcctaggcgtattcaggcatgcattgctgagcgaggaggtctaacaaagcactaaaacaAGAccgagactgtaaaaggatgatgttttaacatgtttatgtaagtaaaacgccagaagttaataaacgtaatgagttacatgacgcaacatgattctcaataatttctgggaatactatatatactaTTCATCTCATTAAACTCTTGTGGATTACAGATTGATGTCATTACTGCATGTGGTGGCGTTttgtttacgccacactcagcaatattccagatatatggcgtcggtctgtaataataataatatgagcattgatctgcgtaaccgggaaccgatgacgtgtcaaccaggtcagatagcctgaccacctaatcccgttagtcgcctcttacgacaagcatagtcgcctttcatggcaaacgtgggttgccgaaggcctcttctaccccgtATCTTTACGGGTCCCATTGACGAACGTACATTTTAAGCCCGTATATCTTCGCGAGGCTTCTCCTGCTGAAAGATGCTTGAAATATACAACTGAACTGAAAGTGTATATCTATAAAACACGAGGAAGACAGTCTCGCAGTGAAATATTTGCACTTAGATTCCTTCAACCACGACACAGCTGTGTTTGACTTTAAAGAAACCGGTGATGTGGATGTTCCACAGATATTatcgtgcagatcgatgctcatggtgttgatcactggattgtctgatccagattctattatttacagaccgccgctgtaTATCTATATTGCTGTGTTCGGCGTTAAAGAAAAGAAACGAAAAGAAAAGAAGAGAAAGCAAACTAACTTGTAGACAGCTTCGAGGAGTCTTGcagtgtgaggatcatggtcgATGAGGCCTCCTACTGCAGGTCGAAAGTTGTACACCGCTGGAAGCCCACACAGTTCTCTGTAGGCCGTGTACCCTGGCAACCCATGGTCTCGACCCCGCTGGATGTTCACAGCAGCCAGATCAAGACTGCTACCGTTCATAATAAAAAGCTTGTCCGTCAGATCCCGGGACAAATACCGGTCACTCTGGCTAGCTCTGTCCACCAAATTACCCCTCAAATATTCATTCACTGCTACCCCGGTCCTGGAGGATATAGGCGCTGTGTTTGTCAACATCTGGAACAGACGATCCTGGGCCTTCACGGAGAAGTCGGGTCTCAGTCGGGTGAATACCGTTCTGAGCATAGAGTGCCCAAATCTCATCGCTGCCGTAGAAAATGCGTTGACGATGCCTGGGTCAGTGGAACTGTCATAAACGTCATAGTATCCAGATTTGGGTGACGTCAGCCTATACTTGTCAATCGCGTGCTTGTTCAGAACTAGAGGTAGGTAGTTATTATAAGTGATCTTCTGGCTGATGGCGATTACGATTCTTCTGCTCTCCTGAAACAGCGTTTCGTCACTCCAATGTGGGTTGAGCTTCTTGAGAGAGCGAGCGATTCTGTTGTGCTCTCTCCTAAAGACGATTCGTAAACTGATGAGGCTGGTCAGAGCGTTGACTGGTTCTTGACCTACAAACATTTGTTACTTGAGACTTACTTTCTGTATTATGCATTCCTCAGTAAATAAACTGTGTTTCTGTCTCTATAGTAAAATGGTTACAGGTGTCATAGACCAGTGAGTTAACCAGAGCATTACGACATGCTCAATATTCGATTTAATCTAGATTTCATTATGTTCCGTGTACCTGTTCAGTGTTTAATCTAAGGAATCTCGCAAACGTTTTAAAAACCTTTCCTATATTTGAGAGCTTTCTATGGACAGACTTGAGGCAAATCATGtacagtttagacaatgtgccggattatgGAGCTGATGAAATATGTAGAAGCCACGGGTGGGACTGAgattatgccagtgttgacaacttgccggattggacagatgccgcgTCTGACAGCTTCTGGTGTATTGTGTTGATGCCTGATATGCTCACAGAAGTAATGGTGAGTGAAAATGATTCCAGAATGCTTTGTACAAACATACCATAGAAAGCACGATTGTCTATTAATGTTTCACATTATATAAATAACTTGTGTAGTGTATCATTTAACATGAGTCCGAATTAGTGTCCGGCTTTGACCATTCCCCGACATGTATAAGGACAATTTTCGAACCACACATTCACTCATAAGGACTTTTGAAACCGGGTGATTTTCTTTCGAATGCAACATTCGAACCGGATTATCGAGGTTTCACTGTATGAAGGGTGCAAGTGTGCGAGTAGTACCTGCTTGGTTGTCCGTTGTCGCCGCTTGGACTAAAcctgtcaaaacaaacaatagTGAATGAATAACATATTTAAAATTTACTTATCGCCTATTTGTACATTTCATCTGGAATTACACACAAGACTGAACAGACAATATTTTCCCTTTGATATCGAAAAATCATTGATTTTGAGATCAAACAAATGAAAAGGATATTCATATAATCTTACTACTTGGGCGTTGGAGGTAGGCCAGGATACGACATACCTTATCCTGAACACCAAGTGTCGTAAATGATCCGTCCAAATACGTGTTTTTGCAACTAATGGAATCaaacaatttgtttgttgtttaacgccgcattcaacaatatttcagctatatgacgacggtgagtgaataatcgagtctgaatcagacaaaccagtgatcagcatcatgaacaccgatacactgaaatatgtcaatcaagtcagcgaccctgataCCCAATTCCGTTATCACGACAAAAACACGGGTTGCTGAAAATGTTTCTTCTTAACCGTTTAtatgaaacagatgataaaaGAACTGCTTttagtaaaatatatagtgaaaCACCGCGATGAAACTCATCGACATGGTTACTGAGTAAATTGTACGATGACAGCTGCATCACGAGCATGAGTTAATGGAACACAGCAAAACAGTGATGATACCAGATGTCGGAGGAAAGATGAGCGGATCCTGCTCCGTGGAAAATTAATACATAATCACCATCAACCATGGTCCGGAGCTGCGCAGTCTCTTCAGCAGTGGGTCCATACACCTGGGAGGCGTCAATATACGACGTCTGTTGGTTAATCTGCTCTGCTGGTACTGCAAACACGGGGAATATAAAAAGCAATTGAAAGGGTGTTTTTTCAGAAAAAAGACTAAGCATTTCATGAGAGCCATAAAGATGTCAATGATCGATGAATTCACCATTAACGAAAATATTCCCGTTGCAATTTTTAATGATTCCTCGTAAACTTTTAACATTACGACCGATGCATTCACCATTTGCGAAAATATCGCGGTTCTAACTGAGTGATTCCTCACAAACCTTTAACGATagtgcaagtgagtgagtgagtttagttttacgccgcttttagcaatattccagcaatatcacggcgggggacaccagaaaatggacttcacacattgtacccatgtggggaatcgaacccgggtcgtcggcgtgacgtgcgaacgctttaatcactaggctaccccaccgcccctacgaTAGTGAAAATACAGTCggtaacattatataattatgAACCAGTAATTATGCTTTGGGATTTCATGGTTTCCGTGGCCTGCACTAAGGAGGTGTCATTATCTCAATACTGCATTTAGTTTCTAAATACTTATTACAGAAACCTCTACATCTCAATGTATACATGGGGATTTGAACAAAACTCAAATTCCCAGTCAAAAGTAGTGACATGGCCTGAATGGATGTCATTAGTTctttgcgagtgagtgagtgttttaggTTTAACTTTAGTGAGTaactcgccgtgatattgctgggatattgctaaaacggtgtaaaactaagctcactcaccaATGTGGACCTGACACGCCAGTCTCATTATTGTAGAATGCAAAGTTACAATGACCTCACTTACTCACGACTGTCCCGAGTACATACCTCCTGCGCACTTTGTATTGTCTATCTGGATAGATCGGGGGAAGTTCATGCATTTCCTCCGGAAGAACCTGTCCCCTCGGGGAATGCGGATTGAGAAACAACCGTCTCTGTGGAAACAAATATGGTCGCGATGtattcagaaacaaatatttgaaaagtaGCATATGAAAGCATTTTCTGGGACTAAAGTTGACGTTATGTGGTTGTTCTGGTTTAACTTTTAgcggcactcagcaacatcCAGGCTAtgcggcggcggtctgtagataactgaatctggacctgataatccagtgattgagcaTCAATCAGAATGAGAATCAATCTACTCAGTTGGGATACAACGTCGTGTgccacccaagtcagcgagtctgaccacccaatcccgtcgcatcttacgacaagcatgggatgctgaagaccaattttaaccctgatcttcacgggtgattCAAGCTTGAACTAAGGATTTGCCAAAAGTGCTCGTGTCTAGTACCTGAGAGACGGGTCAAGGATTCCCCTCAGCATAACTGGGACATCTTCAGGACAGCAGGTCAGAGGACGGTCTTCAGCGCCTgtagaaagaaaataaaaaggAAAGTGCACTTGGTTAACGGACTGGATTGTACATGATTGTGTAAGGATTGTGGGAAACCAGCACCCTGAGCGGTCTGCAAATCgtgtctggacaatccagtgatcaatagcataaacatcgacctacgcaaatgggatacaatggcaaTCTTGAGTCTGTTGATCCGATCTTGtcagtcgcctcctacgacaagcatgggttcctgaagaccagttctaaacaTGACCTTCGCCAAGTAGaccccattctcttcccacagtgattacttgtcacattttcctacgtaccctctgttctaatacgagaCTTTCATGGTACGAGTGTTccagactcgtgattggaggcaatcagatttcgtagtgcaatcagcgaccttgtttcaaaagtgatcattcgaAAGATCTCGATAATTTCCGGAtacatcgtgaaaactagaacctcttcccgagcgcgatactcaaatgtgtcttctagacagaactcagtcatgtcatttttgtttctccacagtGCTTGCATctaagttgaatctaagtcaatgtaacacgtgttctgattggacagaaaaagggagataaatctgctgccatttttgccactaggggattttatgagaaccgagAAATAtagtcgtattagaacagaggttcgtaggaagatatgacaagtaacctctgtggaaagAGAATGAGTAGACCCATACAGAGATATTCTCAGAGAAACATGACAACGCAGTAAGTCCTACCTGATCTGACTGGCGTGCTTGTAATGTCGAACACCACGTATTGTCCCCACTGCACTAGTATATTTGAGATGAACTTAAGCTTCGGGATGTTGTTGTCAGGGGTGTGGACGATGGTGCTGACCAGTCGGGCACTGGGGAGAGGATGGCCACGAAAACCTCGAGTGCGTGGACTGCTTATTCCTGGAAATcaaatatgagtgagttttTTCACCAGACATGTCTGAGAACATtgatgagttatctcccttctacaGGCACGTTATCAAGGAAACTTGTCATTTTGTAATCAACTGGTAATGCCTTTGGTTTAATCCATCTGATCTTGACCTTGTTACCGACTCATGCCTTATGGTGGAGACTCATTTGTCATTTGATGACTTAGGCCACTTAGAGCATCAATAGGTGAGTGGAGAATCTTAAAGTGAGCGAGTTTTCACcgaacacagcaatatttcagaaaatccagtgatcaacagcatgggtatCGATCTACGTAGCTGAGATACGAttacatgtgacaaccaagtcagccgatcccgttagtcgcctcttatgacaaacagttctaaaccagatcttcacgggtcattaaATATAGATGGTGAGGTGAGTCAAACTGTGCTTTAGAGATTATTTAAGTTCTGTCACAGCGTGgtgagatggtgatgatgatgatcatgatgatgatcatgatgactgtgataataatatcattattatGCAAGGATCTCCCGAAGCCTCTCTGCTGCACTTTCATTTTAATCTGCAAaacataatgatgatgataatacgAAACCCATACATCAGAGTGATTTCGGGACTCGAACCCATGGTCATGAGATCCTGGTGCACTCAAGGGACGCAAATCCGTACCGTCTTGGATGAGTGGAAGACAAATGACACTTAAATCTTGTATATGAAACTTTAAGTTTTAAACTATAAATATTTAAGTTcacattttattgtatttcagtGAGTAATGTCAGCAATGTTCAGGTGATTGAGTAGGTGAGTGATAAAGTTGGTGCAATGCTAGTTTGAACGGTAATTCACTGCGTGTCTTGTTGTgcgaggagtgagtgagtttagtcgtaagccgcttttagcaatattccagcaatatcacggcgggggacaccagaaatagtgtTCACgtatagtacccatgtggggaaccaaacccggatcttcggcgtgacggatgaacgcttaaaccactacaCTACCTCCAATGTTGTGAGGGAGAATCCCAGGAAAGATAAGTCTTTACACACCAAGAAGTACGAATGAGCCAAACCTAGATATATACTATATAAATAAATCTACGTTTGTCTGAGGGGACCATGGGAGGCAACTCTTCGTGGCTGCAACTGCAGCTGAACTTCCATTGTGATGGGAAGATGAACAAGACCATGTTTGGTGTTTTCCACAATGTAAATTTGCAGGCAGTTGCGGTAGAAGATAATCGGTGTTAGTCATTCACAGCATCTGACTGCTATTTTTGGGTAATATTCAAAACAGGTAACATTAAAAGAGCGGGTAGcagaaaatcagtgatgagtgggtgagagtttagttttaccctgctATACttcggctgtctgtaaatattagagtctggtccagacaatccagtgatcaacagcatgagcatcgatctatggaactgagacacgatgacatgtgccaaccaagtcagcaaggctgaccacccgatcccgttactcgcctcttacgacaagcataggtcgTATAAATCACCCGGCAAAATCAATACTGACCAGCGACCCACAAAACCAAACTTACCGTCACCGTAGCGAGGACTCAAATAGCGTCTCCGTGGAGTGTCAGACATGCCCCATGCAGGGTTGGCGAGATTGTTGCAGCTGCCGTCGGCTGAGCGGTAGATGTTTGAGATGTCACAGACGCCAGCGAACTTTGCACACCCACCTCCAGGCAATGTCATCAACACCTGCTTCACAACTTCCGGGAACGTCCGCCGGGTCGCACCTGGTCGTTGTCTTCGAGGAAACGGTAAAATATACAGATAATTTGCCTATATTTGTCGGGATTAAAATTACTGAATATGAAGACATAATATACTCCGACGTTTTGAATAGTTAATGGTATTATGCTTTGTATGTGAAGTCACTTCTGTTCTTCTGTACCAAAAGAAATTACCATTGGGATTTAAGCAAAGAATTCACAACTACAAAAAAGttacccccccaaaaaaacaaaacaaaacaaaaacaacaacaacaaacaaacaaacaaccagaACCCCCgtcaaaaaaacccaaaacaattaacaaaaaaaacccaaaacaaaacaaaaaaactgcaTATGTGTATAGTTTGTGAAAACCTCAAGGTGGAGGTAATTAAAACTTCAGATTTCGCAGCGTTTTGTTCTATTTAGACTTTAAGAAAACATTAAACAGAActtttggtccagactcgattatttacagacagccaccacgTAGTTGTATATTGATGCAAATGGCgttaaatacacacacaaacgttAGCGCCCTAACATCGACGTACCAATCactgatatataattcatttatttcaaactcaGCGGTGCCCATCAACTCACTAGGAATTGTGAAGAGGCTTTAAATAAAAAGGTACCTACCTTCGTGCTTCCTTCCTTGCGGCAGATAGGCGACTCAGAAACTGTTCCCCAAGAGCTCGGGCTTTGGCATTGCTCTTAAATAAGGTGGTGTGTGAAGCTTGAGTCGACGGCCCGAAAGAATCTACCTCTACAACAGAAACGAGGAAATTGAATACAAAAGTGCAATGTGTTTTCTTCTTGACCACCAATCAAAAGTACAGAGGTGCCCTTGCAGAATGACCATACATACAACATCTTGGTATTCCAGATACGTGTCAACAATCTGAAAGAACGGGCCATGCATTGTACTGTGTTCCTGGCCACCAATAGAAGGTACAGAAGACTCCTTAAAAACGACCATACTCATCTTCAGGCACTGTAACTACAGGCATGATTTGTTTTTCGTTTAACAACTATTTCGCATACtgtcatactcactcactaactattCCTAAACGCAATGTATTCACATGAATTCCAATTACGGGTACTATTTAGATTTTCAAAACAGCAATACAACACACCTGTTAACGCAAACTGGCGGTCAATTTCTCGCTGGAAGGCGAAGTCATTCTTCGCCGACTCTACTCCGACAGCTGACGTCACCAAATcaaaacagccaatcagaaaacacgCCTTCAGAAGCCATTGTCGAGGTGCCATGTCAGACCGCATATTGGTCCAGTGCCTGAAAAGATTTCTTGTGTCCAGTGAAAAGAGTTCACTGtaaatatctatctatctatctatctatctatctatctatctatctatctatctatctatctatctatctatctatctatctatctatctatacacacacacacatgtacacgcCAGATTCAGATCGAAacacatatactcatggaaacaaataagggaacacacgaGAGTACAATAGTCTTTTTGTTCAAGAGTTTCGTCCACAGTGCAatgcataccttgtgaagaaacctggaaaataaTAAAGGAACCCGTGCACTTACACGTGTACCACAGCCTAAACAAAAATATCTcccaaatgaatacgttgaaaTTCTAAATTCGAAAGAAGTTTTAACATGAAGATTATAAATATGAAACTTTCAAGCTACTTGAGTACATCTGGTTGACATCTCGAATACGATATGGGGTAAAATGGATCACAGAATAGTCATATTATGGTTACAAATCATATGTGTCGTACTATAATGATTGACCTTATTCTTatacatatttatcatattACGGACATTTATAATTATCTGAATCGCATCACTGAGAGCATTCATAAAATTGCTTTGAGAATAGTTTACAGACTCCTTTTATGTTCCGTTAAATGACTACTATAGAAAGATATGCCCTTGAGGTGGACATTTCAACTGACAATCTTTTATCGAAGAACAGATAGTAGTGACGTGACAAAACACGTAGGATTGTCACGTGCGCATGGTGGGCTGCTCTACCTACACTGCATAACCCATTGTTACAACAATCCTTAAACTTCAAATTTACATGATCATTTGTcaaaccacttttccccttccTCGTGCTACATGAGGGATTATAGTGAGAATTTGTTATGATCAAATGGACAACTTTCATCCCATTTAACACGATATCTTGAAACCTAATTTATATCTATTTGTCATTTCATGGGTACCATTTTACATCCACATGGACTAGACAGTCTGTGTGACAGGCATTCTCAAAGTCTCACATAGGAAAACAGGTATTTCTTCGCCTTTGTCTCAGTGAAATGTCCTAGTTTTAGGAAGACAGGCTAACATGCAGGTCTGTCACTGTCTGTATACGAAGCACAATGAGAATAAACGTGATAATTGAGATCGGATATGTTATGTAAGTAGGTTGTGGAATGATGACCAGTAGATCGTGAACTTAATGTATTACAGAGTCAGAGTTGCATTTATAGAGACTGTAATTATATAGAGCTttctttattatatatatattataatagtGTCAGTTTGTCAATAGTGACAGGTATTCCATAAGTCA encodes:
- the LOC137265301 gene encoding peroxidase-like codes for the protein MRSDMAPRQWLLKACFLIGCFDLVTSAVGVESAKNDFAFQREIDRQFALTEVDSFGPSTQASHTTLFKSNAKARALGEQFLSRLSAARKEARRQRPGATRRTFPEVVKQVLMTLPGGGCAKFAGVCDISNIYRSADGSCNNLANPAWGMSDTPRRRYLSPRYGDGISSPRTRGFRGHPLPSARLVSTIVHTPDNNIPKLKFISNILVQWGQYVVFDITSTPVRSGAEDRPLTCCPEDVPVMLRGILDPSLRDGCFSIRIPRGDRFFRRKCMNFPRSIQIDNTKCAGVPAEQINQQTSYIDASQVYGPTAEETAQLRTMVDGLVQAATTDNQAGQEPVNALTSLISLRIVFRREHNRIARSLKKLNPHWSDETLFQESRRIVIAISQKITYNNYLPLVLNKHAIDKYRLTSPKSGYYDVYDSSTDPGIVNAFSTAAMRFGHSMLRTVFTRLRPDFSVKAQDRLFQMLTNTAPISSRTGVAVNEYLRGNLVDRASQSDRYLSRDLTDKLFIMNGSSLDLAAVNIQRGRDHGLPGYTAYRELCGLPAVYNFRPAVGGLIDHDPHTARLLEAVYKHPYDIDLFTGGVSEKPVPGSLVGPLFTCLLGSQFSALKRGDRFWYELSDAVTRFTPAQLAEIRKVTLSRVLCDNTNTFHIQRDAFRVQSPANPVVPCYSVPRLDLTMWTEQQPRWSDWSAPSLCTSGSKFQIQRRVCMPKNGGCVGPQEIWRFCPTHG